GACTTCGTACAGGCCAGAAATTcgtatttataaacaaaataaacgtttatttataactgttataaaacattttacaaatttccaacaattaataatgattaaaaattaaaatatatgctTCTagtaagaattaaaaaagataacaaaGATGAATTACTTTTTTTGATCACACGAAAGTGTTCGTACAATgagttattaacaaaataactgAAGAAAAATCCTATTACATAAACAACTAGTATCGTGTTGGTGCTCCTTGCTGTTCTAAAACAGTTTCTAAACGGTTTTGCATCGACGATACTAGGTTTCTAGAAACATCGGGCTTAATATTCTCCCATTCTTTCAAAATCGCTTCTTTATCCTATTTTGTCGCAACTTTCTTTCAATTTCGTCCCATAAATGTTCTATGGGATTTTGGTCAGGCGACTGAGGTAGGTGAATTTAGATTCATCACTAAATAAAACGGTGttccaaaattgaaatttgctTTATCAATCCAAAATTTGGATTGATAAAGCTCTTTCCGCATTTGTCTTTCATTAAAACCTTGCTTTCGTAACAGCCGACGAATACATTCTGGATGGATATCCTTTATTGTTTCTTTCGACATCTCTGTCGCCAATATTGGACCACTCAAAATAGGTTCTTTTAATACTTTACGAATATTTTCGCACTGAACATGTCTTAACACATCAGAATTTACGATATACTAAAGTTAAACGAAGTAAGAATGTACGAACATTTTCATGACAtcaaaaaacgatatttttttacttatttatttatttaaatagaatatgCTTTATTTTATCCATAAAACGTTATTAACTGTTTTACATTATACATTTCGATAACGAAATGTATcgcaaaatttataaataatcggttattttgttatattttttcacCTGCACGAAGAATTTTGTGGCTAAGTGtaggtacgccctggtttctatggaaatatattttagtatatTGTATCTTAAGCGGCCTTCACACGATCAATATTGAATTGTCATTGTAATTCCCTCAGactatcaatatttattgacgATCTACTTAGTTTTGCGCTGGCAGTCAAAGATGTCATACTGTCAAAAAGCTATTTTAGCTTAACAATAAAACGCTGgaagtaaaagaaaatatgggCTAGGGAATGGCTTTTAAAGAGAGAGACACATTTTCTCACATGAATTTGTTGAATGAGGTTCGCGTAACTACTCCAAAAGATTAAGGATTGTCAATCTCTCCCTCAGACTGtcaatatttattgtcaaTATATCAAATGTTTTGGTTTTTGTCAAACCATGCCATCAATATTGGCAATCTGTCAATCTTTCTACTCTAAACGTTCAATAATATTGTCAATACTCAGATATTGACAATACACAGTGCTTCCCGAAAGTAATggataaattcgttaaaacaattaaaaacggtTTATAGAAAAATCACTGAGATGAATCTaaggatttaaattttttacaattttttggtatagattttaaatttttccgccatttttaaactagttatgacgtcatcgcattttattacggaatatgaaaggggatttttttctgaatttggtacagccaaaattaatattagttgcataagaaaattttcgagaaaaattgctttaaagtttcatgattttccattcatttgagttagaaaaatagcagtagccatgcgtAACCATAGCAACCAgttgttttagatattttatgattaatttttgatatctgacacagttgtttttgataacacttggttgccatggttacgcatagctactgctattttgcTATCTtaaatgaatggaaaatcatgaaactttaacataatttttcttgaaaattttcttatgcaactaatattaattagttgttttattgtttattaaacagttgttttagatattttatgattaatttttgatatctgaaacagttggttgccatggttacgcatagctactgctattttgctatcttaaatgaataaaatcatgaaactttaaaataatttttctcaaaaattttcttatacaactcatattaattatcattaatcattaatattattacttacCATCTTGTTAGAATATTTATGTGAATAAAAAACTTTCCTTTTCAGAAGGGtggaattttctttattttcggctcaaccggtttcgactattcttttttagtcatcttcaggaacaaTAGCCACGTCAGTTTCACtcttaattttcaaaatctgaATTCATCTCTtcttttatacagggtgattcataagtaatgggccaaattgtaaatgtacgttcaggaggccaaaataataatattttcattaacaataatgggtcttagtctgctccttactgagatacaggatgttaaagcgaaaaaaataaaatagatttttgttaatagatcagctacttttctacataatgactcatagttgacttatagtttttgtaagggtaaacaataatgtgtgagaggatttgagttaactcgtagatgtcgccacatgcgtcaatgagcttttacgtttaatgaatagtttaaaacattttattgttaagtaaactgattcattcttgtcctaacataaatcaaaatgccgagacataatcacttttcaaacgaagaaatgagagacatgttatgcgtttacgcacaagaacgtttttctgggcaagcagcatccagaaaatatcgtgaaatgtacccttacagaaggcagccaaaccggaagatatttcaaaatatttataatcgattgggtgaaacaggttcatttcgtccaaaatatcatacaggacgtcctaagattatcactccgcagcaagaagatgaaattttggtaagaattgcgcaaaattctgaaataagcactcgtcgattgtctgcagcaactggaataagccaaccatccgtgactagaattttacacaaggaaaatttatatccctatcattttatacctgtgcaaaatttacttccaacagattatcgaatcagagttcaattttgtcagtggctaaaaggaaaattgaataataatccaacattcctaaataacattcttttcacggatgaagcaacctttaccagacgcggagtttttaattggcgaaatagtcatgcctgggaaaccgaaaaccctcgtttaaaaaaagatagacatttccagcacgagtttaaaataaatgtgtagtgcagttgaattacctcctaatttaaatggagagtcatatttaatttttttaaataatgacttagtcgacctcttgggagatcttccattacaactaagaataaatatgtggttcatgcaagacggtgctcctccacatttttcacgtgctgtgcgcgaacatctgaatgaaacattccctcaccgttggattggacgtggtagtgaatttcagtggccaccatgtgtggggttacatgaaatcaatggtctatgctgaacctactataaatacacgagacgagttatggaatagaattcaagatgcagccaattcaatacgaaataatcctgctacattttttaaagtcagacaatccttaaccaaacggttaaatgcgtgtataaatgctggtggtggtcatgttgaaaaccttttgcagtagctcataattaagctaattcatatggcgcatgtggcgacatctacgagttaactcaaatcctctcacacattattgtttacccttacaaaaactataagtcaactatgagtcattatgtagaaaagtagctgatctattaatctattttatttttttcgctttaacatcctgtatctcagtaaggagcagactaagacccattattgttaatgaaaatattattattttggcctcctgaacgtacatttacaatttggcccattacttatgaatcaccctgtatatgtttTCTTGAATGCTTtgttattaaatgatgttaaaattgtttctaattttatgttttttcttattttttagatcgtaatattaattagttgttttattgtttattaaccagttgttttagatattttatgattaatttttgatatctgaaacaattggttgccatggttacgcatagctactgctattttgcTATCTtaaatgaatggaaaatcatgaaactttaacataatttttcctcaacattttcttatgctactaatattaattagttgttttattgtttattaaccagttgttttagatattttatgattaatttttgatatctgaaacaattggttgccatggttacgcatagctactgctattttgcTATCTtaaatgaatggaaaatcatgaaactttaacataatttttcctcaacattttcttatgctactaatattaattagttgttttattgtttattaaccagttgttttagatattttatgattaatttttgatatctgaaaCAGTTGGTTGTCATGGTTACGCatagctactgctattttgcTATCTtaaatgaatggaaaatcatgaaactttaacataatgtttctcgaaaattttcttatacggaatatgaaaggggatttttttctgaatttggtACAggcaaaattaatattagttgcataacaaaattttcgagaaaaattgctttaaagtttcatgattttccattcatttgagttagaaaaatagcagtagccatgcgtaaccatggcaaccagttgttttagatattttatgattaatttttgatatctaacacagttgtttttgataacacttggttgccatggttacgcatagctactgctattttgcTATCTTAATTGAATGGAAAATTATGAaactttaacataatttttctcgaaaattttcttatgcaactaatattaattaattgttttattgtttattaaacagttgttttagatataattaattttcgttatcTGAAAcagttggttgccatggttacgcatagCTATTGCTATTTTGCTATCTtaaatgaatggaaaatcatgaaactcaaaaatcaaaaattttcttatgcaactaatattaattagttgttttattgtttattaaacagttgttttagatattttatgtttaattttcgtTATCTGAAAcagttggttgccatggttacgcatagctactgctattttgctatcttaaatgaaaggaaaatcatgaaactttaacataacgtttctcgaaaattttcttatgcaactaatattaattagttgttttattgtttattaaccagttattttagatattttatgattaattttcgTTATCTGAAAcagttggttgccatggttacgcatagctactgctattttgcTATCTTAAATGAATGGaactttaacataatttttctcgaaaattttcttatgtaaccaatattaatattgactgtcctagatttagaaaaaagtcctctttcatattctgTAATAGAAATGGGGtattgctatttgaaaaaaatatcgatgacgtcgttactcgtttaaaaatggtggaaaaaatttaaaatctataccaaacaattgcaaaaaaattaaatctttagacccgtttcagcgatttttccataaactgttctgaattgttttaacgaatttatccgttacttttcgAAAACCTGTATATTGATCGTGTGAATGCCgctttaagtgaaattcactgtataagTGGTGTTACCATGACCAATAATTCATCAAAAGTAGTGAGATCCattcgtaaataatttttatagtgTAATGGTGAActcaatttaagttttttgagAAGATTTGGGTGACCTTTTCTTTAACCACTCTCATCCATACTCTGTTTCCTTTTCCTTTTTCTAACACCATCCATTTCGACGCAACAGCAATTATTATAGCTAAAGAGGCTGCTTCCTCAAACATCATGTTTCCATGCTTACACAACACAATCAAttgaagtttgttgtaataaataattgtgCAACGTCAGTTTGCGGAATTTGTTTGCAGATATATGGGGCCTATTAAACGGTTAATTAGTACCTGGGGTACAAATACCACCGACGGAGTTCCGTCGAGGTGAACCAACATAAGCAAGCCCCAAAATGCCACCTTCGAATTTTAAATCGGTGAATAAATGAGCCAAGCAGAAGTCTTTATGAGTATACTCCCTGCTAAAAACCTGTATGTGTAAAAAATACCTTTGTTAACACACCTCCACCAAAGAAAATCgtattaaagaaataacaaacatGTTAAGACAAAAAACAGACAAAAAAAGCTTCAAGAAAGATaagtataaaaacaaaaatctaataataacCGGGGGTGCAAATTCCTCCATGCGAATACAGTCTCGGTGAAGCGATATAGGCCAATCCAAGCACAGATTGGGTTTTAAACGTTTGGTGCGTAAATAGATGCGCTAAACAAAATCGTTTGATGTCAGGTTGTCTTGAAAATACCTTTAAAAAGattacatttataaatcaacacttaaaagaatcaaactaacctaaaaaaatcaaaaatcatgctcaaatatgcaaaaaaatactaattaaatgttaattcaaatccagattaattaataaatacctCTAATAAATTTCTAACATCCCATTTATCTCGATTCATATTATAATGGGCATCGCCATTACGAATATGTGTCGGTTCATTATGAACgacgattttcttaataacaaacCCCATTCCTTTGAAGCCATCGATTTCATGTCGATCTTGCCATATTGTatcattatatattttatgaacTCGATCTATTAAACtaatcaaataattaatagtAGTTTTTGTATTACTCCCACCCATTTCTTGATAAAACCGATAATCAGCAACCAATAACAACGGGCACCTAGTTTTTGTTGGAGTATATTCATATTGATCAATTTGTCGTTTTTCTCGATGCACCTCAGATAACCAAGGACTTTCTTCGTCATCATCACTTTCTAATTCTAATCCTTCCTTAATGTAACCACAAGTTTTTGGTGCAAACTCATTTAAATTGTCTAATTCCCAACTTAATTTAATATCCGATTGTTTATAAGTAATCATAGTTCGATTATCAGAAATGGGTAAATGTCTCCAAGAAGGTTCAATATGATAAATTTCCTCTGGTAAATGAATAAATCCGGTCATAACACCATCATTGTCCATGTGCAAGCTTACATGGGACGTTGTCTCCCCAAAAACTCGTCCATCATAAAACGAATTATGGTCAATGTGGATGGAGGATTCTTTTCCATCACCGTCAACTGAATATGCCTTAAATTTCGAATGTAACACATCTTTCTTAGGggttaaaattaaacgaaaatctTTCCCCaaagtttgaaaattgatttctttaattttattgaatttatggTTCGATTCTTTTAAACCtcttttaactattttatgGTTTAGGTCATCAGCATGGAGTGTTTCGaaatatttcaagtttttataaatagaagctaaaataaaagttattattttgtaattgtaaCATATTTAACTTACCGTTTATACAAAAAGCGAAATTAATAAGTAAAATTAAgagatatttgaaaatgaagttcatttttaaaaatttattaagtacatatttgacatttgacagttgtCAGGTGATCAATACATTTGAAGTTGTTgcaattaatttgtttatttgattaaatacgaaatgattttaatataaaatttaatattaaatcgaaattatttttattggtattataataaagattaatttattatttgattaactTAATTTTCGTTATGCGTTGTAATCTAACTTCACTCTAAACTGAAACTAAATTTaagtaaatcatttaaaacaatatttatttattaattagaattattttcttattattaatctaaataattaagtatcATTATATCtacatttacatttacatGATGATCAATACATTTGAAGTGATTTGAAGTTgttgcaattaatttttttatttgattaaatacgaaatgattttattataaaatttaatattaaatcgtaattatttttattggtattataataaagattaatttattatttgattaacttaattttctttgtgCATTATAATCTAACTTCACTCTAAAccgaaataaatttaagtaaatcatttaaaacaatatttatttattaatcacatttatttccttattattaatctaaataattaagtaaatttaaaagtgaatttaaataaacttttatgaTAATGACGTGTGATAACTGTGACATATCAACATTGTACCTCACTTCACTCGTAATACAACCGGCGAAACTGAAGGTGAAACATGGCaagttttttacaaaaaaacatgaatttttgccatattttattatcttacTTAGCCCTAATTAGTTTAATCTCATCATCTGAAGTGCCAAGGCCCCGCGGAGTGTCATTATCAAGAGCCTCTCTTTATAATCCAGGCGAAGATTTTACATGTTTCGATGGTAGCTTAACAATTCCATTTACACATATAAACGATGATTATTGTGATTGTTTGGATGGAAGTGATGAACCAGGTACAGCGGCTTGCCCCAACGGTGTTTTTCACTGTACAAACGCCGGTCATAAATCCCTAAATATCGCATCATCACGTGTTAATGACGGTGTTTGCGATTGTTGTGATGGTTCTGATGAATATTCCAATGAAAAAACGGGTTGTGTTAATAATTGCAATGAATTGGGGCGAAGCGCCAGAGAGGAGGCTCAAAAAAAGGCGGATTTATTAAAAGCTGGTAAACAGTTAAGAGctgatttaatacaaaaaggtGTTCAATTAAGacaagaaaagaaagaacaaTTAACCGagttggaaaaaaatagagGTGAAGCTGAAAAgattaaagaagaaaaggagttgttaaaaaaacaaattgaggaGTTAGAAAATGCTGCTTTGGCTAAATACAGAGAAATTGAAgaggaagaaagaaaaagaaaagaggaGGAAGAAgccgaaaaaaataaaaaagaagcaaCAGAGAAATTTATCTTATTAGATTCAAATGGTGATGGTAAAATTGATATCTCTGAGTTACAAACAAGGAAGACATTTGATCAAGATCGTAATGGTGAGGTCTCTGAGGAAgaagcaaaatattttttgaactcAAAAGAAGAAGttgaatttgatgaatttttagCTGATTCTTGGACCAAAATTAAACCATACATGTTGATTGAAGATGGTTTTTATAAACCACCAGAAGAAACTGACAGAGAAGAAACTCAAACTCAAGCAGGTAATGAAGACATAGATGATATTGAAACAAACAATGAAACCGAAGATTCTGATGATCTTGATCACGAAGAACCCGAAGAAGaggaagatgaagaagaagaacccATTGAAAAAGCTCCAGAACCAACCCCCACCGTTCAATACGATGAGGACACTCAAAAACTCATTGATCAAGCTAATCACGCCCGTAAAGAATTTGGTGATGCAGAAAAAGAAGTTAATCATATTGAAAGACAAGTTAAAGATATTCAAGATTATTTAGAGAAAGATTTTGGTCCTGAAGAAGAATTCGCAACCTTAGATggtcaatgtttcgaatacacCGATTATGAATACATTTATAAGTTATGTCCCTTTGATAGTGCAGTACAAAAACCAAAATCAAGCTCATCAGAAACTAGGTTAGGTGTTTGGTCGAAATGGACAGGTCCTGAAGATGATCACTACTCAATGATGCTATACGATAGGGGCCAATCTTGTTGGAATGGACCCCAAAGGTCAACACAAGTTCGTTTAAGTTGCGGCGGTGAAAATAAGGTTACTGCCGTGTCTGAGCCGAATAGGTGCgaatatttatttgattttatgaCGCCGGCCGCGTGTAAAGATGTTCCTTCCGAATCGCATGATGATATACATGATGAACTTTAATGTGCTCTTTTGAATACGAATAGAAAAATTCATTGATActgtactttttttttgtataagaaGTGTAggttatttttcttcttttttttttgaggttaacaCCATTTTTCCTACGCGATTTAtcatgaataaataaatatttatactttAAGTGTTCAAGTTGATTTAAACCTTTCTTatcctttaatttattttttaggccCGGTATATTCATCTTCAAGTAATgtgggaaaaattcaagaatcattgCGTGGTTTAAAAATCGCCGCAAgtctctcaaaacggctaaatccgaatggaTTCTAgttaacactagaactagaaacatttgagtttagccgtcttaaccAGGCGTCTGTGTGGTGGGGTATCATACCCCAAAGTTTTAAAATCCTCGcgcgtttttacttttatgcCCTATCATTTCAGACGCCACAGTACCTTTCCACAACTTTATGAGCAAACGTAAAAGATTCCAAATCGTCCTGGATCCCTACCACACAGGTAACTAAAAAATTCgctgcaaatttatttatagcaaGAGCCCATCTTTGCTATGTACATGCATATTAGTAATTCGATGTTTCCTTAGCATGTGTATGAATTAGAAGAGGATGAAAAATCGATTGGATCCAATCCTGAAAGTGAGGAAGACAACGTAAGTGGAAGTAATCATGACAGTGGGAGCGAGGAAGATGACGACGAGCAAGATGATTGTGCATCAAGTGAACTAAACACAAACAAACATGCAAAGACAACCTATTATTTTGGCAAAGGCGGAACAAAATGTATTATCCAAGAGATGTAAGGACGCGGAAACAAAATATTGTTACACATTTGCCAGGCATCAAAAGAGCCGGAAAAATGCGAAAACACCATTTCAATGCTTTGAGTTGTTATTCTACAATCAaattatagaaataaatagaaaagttTAGAAAAACTACTCTCATATTTGCAATTTGATAACATTGAGGATGTGGACGTTAAAGCTTAATAGTGGCTTGGcagtattttggaaaattataagaaaatataaacttaaacgcCTCAATTACTGAAAGAGAgtagatattgctggcagaagactttACAGAAGACTTCACACTTCTACcagaagacgaaatactgttggtagaagactagCTATTGCTAGTgaaagactaaatattgcaacTGAAGCACATCCTTCTTACAGAAAACTACACACTATTAAAAAACCAAACATTGTTAGcagaagaattaattttattgtcagAAGACTAAATTATGCTGtcagaaaactagatattacCAATGGTAGAAATCCCGTTTAAATTTCTGtccaatatttgttaaaattgcatcCCTCGCTTCCcgattttggaaaattattagaaaatataaacttaaacgcCTCAATTACTGAAAGAGAgtagatattgctggcagaagattTTACAGAAGACTTCACACTTCTACcagaagacgaaatactgttggtagaagactagatattgctagtgaaagactaaatattgcaaaTGAAGCACATCCTTCTTACAGAAAACTACACACTATTAAAAAACCAAACATTGTTAGcagaagaattaattttattgtcagAAGACTAAATTATGTTGtcagaaaactagatattacCAATGGTAGAAATCCCGTTTAAATTTCTGtccaatatttgttaaaattgcatcCCTCGCTTCCcgattttggaaaattattagaaaatataaacttaaacgcCTCAATTACTGAAAGAGAgtagatattgctggcagaagattTTACAGAAGACTTCACACTTCTACcagaagacgaaatactgttggtagaagactagatattgctagtgaaagactaaatattgcaaaTGAAGCACATCCTTCTTACAGAAAACTACACACTATTAAAAAACCAAACATTGTTAGcagaagaattaattttattgtcagAAGACTAAATTATGTTGtcagaaaactagatattacCAATGGTAGAAATCCCGTTTAAATTTCTGtccaatatttgttaaaattgcatcCCTCGCTTCCcgattttggaaaattattagaaaatataaacttaaacgcCTCAATTACTGAAAGAGAGTAGATATTGCTAGCAGAAGACTTTACAGAAGACTTCACACTTCTACcagaagacgaaatactgttggtagaagactagatattgctagtgaaagactaaatattgcaaaTAAAGCACATCCTTCTTACAGAAAACTACACACTACTATTAAAAAACCAAACATTCTTAGcagaagaattaattttattgtcagAAGACCAAATTATGTTGtcagaaaactagatattacCAATGGTAGAAATCCCGTTTAAATTTCTGtccaatatttgttaaaattgcatcCCTCGCTTCCcgattttggaaaattattagaaaatataaacttaaacgcCTCAATTACTGAAAGAGAgtagatattgctggcagaagattTTACAGAAGACTTCACACTTCTACcagaagacgaaatactgttggtagaagactagatattgctagtgaaagactaaatattgcaaaTGAAGCACATCCTTCTTACAGAAAACTACACACTATTAAAAAACCAAACATTGTTAGcagaagaattaattttattgtcagAAGACTAAATTATGTTGtcagaaaactagatattacCAATGGTAGCAATCCCGTTTAAATTTCTGtccaatatttgttaaaattgcatcCCTCGCTTCCcgattttggaaaattattagaaaatataaacttaaacgcCTCAATTACTGAAAGAGAgtagatattgctggcagaagattTTACAGAAGACTTCACACTTCTACcagaagacgaaatactgttggtagaagactagatattgctagtgaaagactaaatattgcaaaTGAAGCACATCCTTCTTACAGAAAACTACACACTATTAAAAAACCAAACATTGTTAGcagaagaattaattttattgtcagAAGACTAAATTATGTTGtcagaaaactagatattacCAATGGTAGAAATCCCGTTTAAATTTCTGtccaatatttgttaaaattgcatcCCTCGCTTCCcgattttggaaaattattagaaaatataaacttaaacgcCTCAATTACTGAAAGAGAgtagatattgctggcagaagattTTACAGAAGACTTCACACTTCTACcagaagacgaaatactgttggtagaagactagatattgctagtgaaagactaaatattgcagGTAAAGCACATCCTTCTTACAGAAAACTACACACTACTATTAAAAAACCAAACATTCTTAGcagaagaattaattttattgtcagAAGACCAAATTATGTTGtcagaaaactagatattacCAATGGTAGAAATCCCGTTTAAATTTCTGtccaatatttgttaaaattgcatcCCTCGCTTCCcgattttggaaaattattagaaaatataaacttaaacgcCTCAATTACTGAAAGAGAgtagatattgctggcagaagattTTACAGAAGACTTCACACTTCTACcagaagacgaaatactgttggtagaagactagatattgctagtgaaagactaaatattgcagGTAAAGCACATCCTTCTTACAGAAAACTACACACTACTATTAAAAAACCAAACATTCTTAGcagaagaattaattttattgtcagAAGACCAAATTATGTTGtcagaaaactagatattacCAATGGTAGAAATCCCGTTTAAATTTCTGtccaatatttgttaaaattgcatcCCTCGCTTCCcgattttggaaaattattagaaaatataaacttaaacgcCTCAATTACTGAAAGAGAgtagatattgctggcagaagattT
This region of Onthophagus taurus isolate NC chromosome 3, IU_Otau_3.0, whole genome shotgun sequence genomic DNA includes:
- the LOC111419993 gene encoding ADAM 17-like protease isoform X3 — protein: MNFIFKYLLILLINFAFCINASIYKNLKYFETLHADDLNHKIVKRGLKESNHKFNKIKEINFQTLGKDFRLILTPKKDVLHSKFKAYSVDGDGKESSIHIDHNSFYDGRVFGETTSHVSLHMDNDGVMTGFIHLPEEIYHIEPSWRHLPISDNRTMITYKQSDIKLSWELDNLNEFAPKTCGYIKEGLELESDDDEESPWLSEVHREKRQIDQYEYTPTKTRCPLLLVADYRFYQEMGGSNTKTTINYLISLIDRVHKIYNDTIWQDRHEIDGFKGMGFVIKKIVVHNEPTHIRNGDAHYNMNRDKWDVRNLLEVFSRQPDIKRFCLAHLFTHQTFKTQSVLGLAYIASPRLYSHGGICTPGF
- the LOC111419994 gene encoding glucosidase 2 subunit beta, with amino-acid sequence MASFLQKNMNFCHILLSYLALISLISSSEVPRPRGVSLSRASLYNPGEDFTCFDGSLTIPFTHINDDYCDCLDGSDEPGTAACPNGVFHCTNAGHKSLNIASSRVNDGVCDCCDGSDEYSNEKTGCVNNCNELGRSAREEAQKKADLLKAGKQLRADLIQKGVQLRQEKKEQLTELEKNRGEAEKIKEEKELLKKQIEELENAALAKYREIEEEERKRKEEEEAEKNKKEATEKFILLDSNGDGKIDISELQTRKTFDQDRNGEVSEEEAKYFLNSKEEVEFDEFLADSWTKIKPYMLIEDGFYKPPEETDREETQTQAGNEDIDDIETNNETEDSDDLDHEEPEEEEDEEEEPIEKAPEPTPTVQYDEDTQKLIDQANHARKEFGDAEKEVNHIERQVKDIQDYLEKDFGPEEEFATLDGQCFEYTDYEYIYKLCPFDSAVQKPKSSSSETRLGVWSKWTGPEDDHYSMMLYDRGQSCWNGPQRSTQVRLSCGGENKVTAVSEPNRCEYLFDFMTPAACKDVPSESHDDIHDEL
- the LOC111419993 gene encoding ADAM 17-like protease isoform X4, which gives rise to MNFIFKYLLILLINFAFCINASIYKNLKYFETLHADDLNHKIVKRGLKESNHKFNKIKEINFQTLGKDFRLILTPKKDVLHSKFKAYSVDGDGKESSIHIDHNSFYDGRVFGETTSHVSLHMDNDGVMTGFIHLPEEIYHIEPSWRHLPISDNRTMITYKQSDIKLSWELDNLNEFAPKTCGYIKEGLELESDDDEESPWLSEVHREKRQIDQYEYTPTKTRCPLLLVADYRFYQEMGGSNTKTTINYLISLIDRVHKIYNDTIWQDRHEIDGFKGMGFVIKKIVVHNEPTHIRNGDAHYNMNRDKWDVRNLLENTSKMDTPFI